Genomic segment of Syntrophales bacterium:
TGCCGCATCGACCGTCGCCGGAGGTGGAGGCGCCCCGGGTGCCTTGCCGACCGGGGCGGCGCCGGGGGCCGCAGGGGAAGCGGACGGACCGCCGGAGATGCCGGCTTCCGGGGCCGGCTCCTGGAAGCGGGTGGTCTTCATCCGCCTCTGTTTCTTCGGGGTTTCCTCGGGAGGCATGTTGGAGATGTGCAGAGTGCCGTTTTCATCCGTCCACTGGTAGTACTCGGCCCCGGTGGAGACGTTCGTCCACAGAAACAACAGGACAAGCACCGGTGCCAGAAGGATGGAAACGCGATCCAGGCTTCTCCGGATTGTTTCCGAATTCATGGTTTCATCCTTTCTGCCTGTGTGGGTTCCCGCCTTCACCGGGCATCCTTTCCGGCGCTGGAGATGGAGAGGGAACAGTGGCGCACGCCCCGGGTCGCCTTCAGGCGGTTCGTCAGCTCCTGGATTTTGCCGGCCTTCCCGCGGACGGCGACGATCTCCAGGCAGTTGTCGTGATCCAGATGGACGTGCTGGGTGGAGATGATGAGTTTCTGGTAATCGTGCTGGATGTCGGTGATGCGGTTTTGCAGGTCCCGCTGGTGATGGTCGAACAGGAACGTGACAGCCCCGGCCACCTCCATGTCTTCCGCCCAGGCCTTCTTCACCAGTTCCTCGCGGATGAGGTCCCGCAGGGCCTCGGAGCGGTTGGTGTAGCGCCGCTCCCGGATCAGGCGGTCGAACTTGTCGAGGAGGCTCTTGTCGAGGGAAACTCCGAAGCGGACCAGTTCGGACATGGCGAAACCCTCCTGTGTTTTTCGGGTCTATGTATCAGGCAAAAGCCTTTCATGTCAATGCGATATGGGCTGCGAGTTCCTGCCGGGGGGGGGCCGATCCTTCAGCAGATCCGGGGAACCAGCTCCCCCGTGGGGAGGTCGACGACCCGGGAGCCGCCCACTGCGGTGTGCAGGATCAACCGGCCTTTTCCCGCCTCTGCAACGGCTCCGATGACGGCGGCGTCCCGGCCCAGGGGATGTCCCTTCATGGCCGAGAGGACCCGGTCCGCTTCCTCCTGTGGGCAGAACAGGGCCATTTTGCCCTCGTTCGCCAGGAAGAGCGGGTCCAGTCCGAGGATTTCGCACACCCCCCGCACCTCTTCCCGGATCGGCAGGCTCTTTTCTTCGATCGTGATTTCCAGGCAGGACTGGCCGGCGATCTCCGCCAGGATGGCCCCCAGCCCCCCGCGCGTGGCGTCCCGCATGCAGTGAACCCGTGAACTGGCGCCGAGGGCCGCCGCGACGAGCCCGTTCAGGGGCGCCGAGTCCGACAGGATCTCCGTCCGGAGGCCCAGGTCCTTGCGGACGCTCAGGACCGCCGCTCCGTGGTCGCCGAGGAACCCGCTCAGGATCACGGCGTCTCCCGGAGCGATGCTCCGGACGGAGAGGGGTGCGGGATAGCGGACGACACCGATCCCGGAGGTGTTGATGAAGATCCCGTCGGCGGCTCCCCGGGGGACGACCTTGGTGTCCCCGGTGACGATGCGGACCCCCGCCTTTTCGGCGGCCTCCGCCATGGAGCGGACAATCCGGTCCAGGTCCGCCAGGGGGAACCCCTCCTCCAGGATGTAGCCAGCGCTCAGGAACAGGGGCATCGCGCCGCAGACGGACAGGTCGTTCACAGTTCCGTGGACGGCCAGGGACCCGATGTCGCCGCCGGGAAAGAAAGGCGGTTGGATCACGTAGGAATCGGTCGTCAGGCAGATTTTCACTCCGTCGATCTCCGCGACGGCGCCGTCTTCCAGCCTTTCCAGCCAGGGGTTCCGGAAGAGGGGGACAAACCGCGCGGCGATCAGCTCGTGCGACAGCAGGCCGCCTCCGCCGTGCTCCAGCAGGATCCGGTCGTTGCTCATGTTTCGTGCCTCCGTGATGTTTCTTCCCGTTCTTTTTCTTTCAGGGCCTGTGCGGCGGCGATGATGGCCTGGCCGAGGGCGATCCCGCCGTCGTTGGCCGGAACCAAGCGGTGGCGCAGGACCTCGAAGCCCGCCCCTTCCAGGGAGGACGCGCACTCCTCCAGGAGCCGGCGGTTCTGGAAGCAGCCGCCGCTCAGGGCCGCCGTGCCGAGCCGGCTCGTCTCGCGAATGCGTCCGGCCAGGCCCGTGAGGGCCGAGGCCAGGGTGCGGTGGAACGATGCCGCCAGCGACGCCGGGCCTTCCCCCCGGAAAAGGCGCTCCATCAATTCCCGGATCGCCGGGAAGAGATCCAGGACGAGCACACCGTTTTCTTCTTTAACGGCAAAGGCTAGAAGCCGCCCCTTTTCCGTCCCGGCCAGGGCCTCCAGCTCCATCGCCGCCTGTCCCTCGAAGCTGACGCGGCGGCGGATGCCCAGGAGGGCCGACACGCCATCGAAGACCCTGCCGAGACTGGTTGTTGGAAGCCCGGCGAGGCTGCTGTCCATGATCCGCTCCAGCAGGTCCGGTGCCGTGCCGTCCGGAAGGATGCCGGACCGCCGGGCCGCCTCGGGCCAGGTGGCGCCGAAGGCCTCCCTCAGCAGGCTCGCGGCGGTGCGCCAGGGCTCCCGGATCGCCTTCTCGCCTCCAGGCAGGGAGAAGGGTTTCAGGTGCCCGGCACGGGTGAAATCCGTCTCCGTGGCCACCAGGAACTCACCACCCCAGGCCTGGCCGTCGGTACCGTATCCTGTGCCGTCCATGGCGAGGCCGATCACGGGGCCATGGGCGCGGTTTTCCGCCATGCAGCTCACGATGTGGGCGTGATGGTGCTGGACACGATAGACCCGCCGGTCCGTCAGGCCGGCGGCAAGGCGCGACGTGTGATAGCCGGGATGGAGGTCGCAGGCGACCCGGCTTGGGTCGCATTCGGTGATCCGCTGGACGAGGGCGATGCTCTCCTCGTGAAAATCCCTTGCCTGGGGCGTTTCCAGGTCGCCGATGTGGGGGCTGAGAAAGGCGGCGTCTTCCCGGACGATACAGACGGTGGCCTTGACCTGGGGGCCCAGGGCCAGGACGGAGGGGTATCTCCTCCGGAGCGCTACGGCCCGGGGGGTGTAGCCCCGGGCGCGCCTCATCACGGCGGGTCCGCCGGCGGCGACCATTGTGATGGAGTCGTCGCAC
This window contains:
- the hypE gene encoding hydrogenase expression/formation protein HypE; this encodes MSNDRILLEHGGGGLLSHELIAARFVPLFRNPWLERLEDGAVAEIDGVKICLTTDSYVIQPPFFPGGDIGSLAVHGTVNDLSVCGAMPLFLSAGYILEEGFPLADLDRIVRSMAEAAEKAGVRIVTGDTKVVPRGAADGIFINTSGIGVVRYPAPLSVRSIAPGDAVILSGFLGDHGAAVLSVRKDLGLRTEILSDSAPLNGLVAAALGASSRVHCMRDATRGGLGAILAEIAGQSCLEITIEEKSLPIREEVRGVCEILGLDPLFLANEGKMALFCPQEEADRVLSAMKGHPLGRDAAVIGAVAEAGKGRLILHTAVGGSRVVDLPTGELVPRIC
- the nikR gene encoding nickel-responsive transcriptional regulator NikR; this encodes MSELVRFGVSLDKSLLDKFDRLIRERRYTNRSEALRDLIREELVKKAWAEDMEVAGAVTFLFDHHQRDLQNRITDIQHDYQKLIISTQHVHLDHDNCLEIVAVRGKAGKIQELTNRLKATRGVRHCSLSISSAGKDAR
- the hypF gene encoding carbamoyltransferase HypF, with amino-acid sequence MPAPGRSAAGAPATMRLAWHFSGIVQGVGFRPFIYRLARERSLAGFVQNRTDGVIVEVEGAPEAVRRFGGDVLDALPPLAEVTSVASAEVPPRGDRDFRIAPSEDTGKAGVRLSPDVAPCAACLAELDDPGDRRYRYPFINCTDCGPRLTIIRDIPYDRENTSMACFPLCPDCRREYEDPLDRRFHAEPNACAVCGPSLQLLDAEGRPVTSDDEIEQAIGLLKGGRILAIKGLGGFHLGVEAGNEEAVARLRQRKYREEKPLAILVRDVDAARRLAVLKPEEEKLLASPERPIVLVPKRPGKLLAPSVAPGMATLGIMLPSTPLQHLLLKGNFQALVMTSGNRTDEPICTGNREALARLKGIADCFLVHDRDILVRCDDSITMVAAGGPAVMRRARGYTPRAVALRRRYPSVLALGPQVKATVCIVREDAAFLSPHIGDLETPQARDFHEESIALVQRITECDPSRVACDLHPGYHTSRLAAGLTDRRVYRVQHHHAHIVSCMAENRAHGPVIGLAMDGTGYGTDGQAWGGEFLVATETDFTRAGHLKPFSLPGGEKAIREPWRTAASLLREAFGATWPEAARRSGILPDGTAPDLLERIMDSSLAGLPTTSLGRVFDGVSALLGIRRRVSFEGQAAMELEALAGTEKGRLLAFAVKEENGVLVLDLFPAIRELMERLFRGEGPASLAASFHRTLASALTGLAGRIRETSRLGTAALSGGCFQNRRLLEECASSLEGAGFEVLRHRLVPANDGGIALGQAIIAAAQALKEKEREETSRRHET